In Caulobacter segnis ATCC 21756, the sequence GGGGCTTGTAGGTCTTCAGGTCCTCCAGGGTGATGCTGCTGGGCAGATCGCCCTCATGCAAGCGGTCGACGATCGCCTGGGCGATCGGCCCTTCCAGCAACGCCGACGGACCTTCGGCCGCGATCTTGCGGACGGTCTCGGCGTAGGCCGGGTTCTTCAGCACGTCGCCGGCTTGGTAGCGGGTTCCATCCGGCTTGGTGAAGTACTTCACCGCATCCGGCTGCGAGGGCTGAGGGGCCCGGGTGCTGTTGATCATCCCCGCCAGGCGCGGACTGACCACGAAGCCGTCGTCGGCCAGCTTCTCGGCGTCCTTGAACAGCGTGTTCCAGGCGACCTTGCCGTGTTCTTTCTGCGCCATCGACAGCATGGCCACTGCGCCGGGCACCCCGGTCGAGCGGCCCGACAGCAGCGCCGTCACGAAGGACAGCGGCTTGCCATCGGCGCCCAGGAACATGTCCGGGCCAGCGCCGCTAGGGGCTTTCTCCCGGCCGTCATAGGCCGTCACCTTGCCCGTCTTGGCGTCGTAGAAGACCAGGAACGCGCCGCCGCCCAGGCCCGAGCTCTGCGGCTCGACAAGGCCCAGCACCGCTTGGATCGCCACCGCCGCGTCGACGGCGCTCCCGCCGTCGCGCAGCACCCGCAGGCCCGCCTCGACCGCCAGAGGGTTGGCCGCCGCCACCATCCCTTTCGAGGCGGGTGACGTCACCGCCGGCCTCGGCGTCGGCATGCCCAGCGCGATCGTCTCGGCCTGGGCGGCCAGCGGCGCGAAGGTCAGCTGAAGGGCGGCGGAAATAGCGAGCAGGGAAGCGAGACGACGCATACGGATCCTCAGGCAGACGAAGAGGGACGACCTGCCCGGCGTCCCGGAAGACCCCATGGACACCAAGCGCGGGACGCTGTCACGCCCAGATAAGCTGCGAGAGGCTTCATCGATCGTGCTTTGAGCGTCGGGCGGGCAGGCCGCGCGCGATACCGAACGTCGTTGCGCCAACTTTTCGAGATTATCCGTCAAACCGGGCTTGCGTCCCCGGAACGGCTGGGCTATCTCCCCCGCCTCGCCGCAAGGCAGTGCGCGCCCGTAGCTCAGCTGGATAGAGCATCAGACTACGAATCTGAGGGTCGGACGTTCGAATCGTTCCGGGCGCGCCATTTTCTCCCAAGCCTTAAATCGCTTCCGCCGCGCCTCGCTCGGCGGCTTTGTCGCGTAGGCGGGCGTTCGCGCGACGTCGCGACGCGGGCGTGGGATTCCCTTTAACGCCGGGTCCGCGCTCATGGTTTAATGTCAGGGCCATGAACCCGCTCGCCGCGCCGACGCCGATCCCCGAAATCCTCCTGGTCGAGGACGACGTCGAGCTTCGCCGAGAAATGGCCGCTTATCTGCGCGACAACGACCATCTGGTGCACGAGGCCGGTGACGCGGCCAGCGCGCGAAAGATCATGGCCGAGCGGGCGATTCAGGTGGCGGTGCTGGATATCAATCTTCCCGGAGAGGACGGATTGTCGCTCTGTCGCTCGCTGGCGGGCGACGGTGGCCCGGCGATCCTGATGCTCACCGCCTTGGGCGATCCCATCGATCGCATCCTGGGACTGGAGCTCGGCGCGGACGATTACGTCGTCAAGCCGATCATGCCGCGCGAGCTGCTGGCGCGGGTGAAGGCGATGTTGCGACGCCGCCCGCCGGGGCCCGCCGCGCGCAAGACCAACATCTACCGGTTCGCCGACTTTCGCCTCGACCTAGCCGCCCGCCAGTTGCGCGCGCCCAACGGCGCCGTGCTGCTGCTGACCCGTAGCGAACTCGCCATCCTCTCCGCCCTGCTCGATCGCGACCGCCAGGTCGTGCCCCGCGACGAGCTGATCGCCCTGCTGCGCGGAGACGAAACCGAGGAGGTCGGCAGGGCCGTGGACCTGCATATCAGTCGGCTTCGGCGCAAGATCCAGGACCAGACCGATCGGGAGCTGATCCGCACCTATCGGGGGGTGGGCTACATGCTCGACGCCAGGGTGTTGGCCGAATGAGTTTCGCGAAGGCTTTTCGTCGTCTGAGCCCGCCGTTGTGGGTCCAAATGCTGGCGGTCGTCGTCGTCG encodes:
- a CDS encoding response regulator produces the protein MNPLAAPTPIPEILLVEDDVELRREMAAYLRDNDHLVHEAGDAASARKIMAERAIQVAVLDINLPGEDGLSLCRSLAGDGGPAILMLTALGDPIDRILGLELGADDYVVKPIMPRELLARVKAMLRRRPPGPAARKTNIYRFADFRLDLAARQLRAPNGAVLLLTRSELAILSALLDRDRQVVPRDELIALLRGDETEEVGRAVDLHISRLRRKIQDQTDRELIRTYRGVGYMLDARVLAE